The stretch of DNA TCTCGAAGGATCAGATGTTTTGGCTCGATGGACTAGACGTCAAAGCTGGCCCTACGTTGGCTGAGACGAGTTCGTTTCCTAGAAGAAATGTAAGATGTTCTACGTTGCTTGTCGAATCTTTAACTTCAATGTAGATTCCAAGGATAACCTCGTCGAACACTCCTTATAGGTCGGATAGTAAAACCTCACCGCTTAACtaggaattaatttgtgatatATTCtccttctcttcttttctgtaatcaataaaatacacTCCTTCTCTCTTTGCTCTTTATTACTTTCTTATTCTTCAACAGTCATAGTAAGAATGAATCTCATGAAGGACAATTATAAGAGGGCGACCAAtatgagaatatttaaatctAACTGGTAAAACAATTTGCTTTATTCTTTCCCTGACtgacaattaaatattttaattacctCTGCTTTGGGAATGGCGTCTATTAGATAGAAATCTACAATTCTGTCGTGGCAAAGGATATAAATTATGGCGCTGTTGTCGTTACAATATGTCAAGGGGTCGTTATTCTTTGGATTCAAATATCAACGGTACTGTTGGATGTTGTATCCTTTCGTAATAATAATAAGGATCAAATAACCGCAAGGATCATTtgtttttgacaaaaatagaAACAATTTCATAACAAAATCAttagattagaaaaaaaacggccAAAAAGAACGAATTCATTATCTTATTAGACGAGATTGGCTGCCATTTTGAATGTTAGGTAATTTTTCAGTGAGTTAAGTAAAGCAGGAAGACTCTTCCAAGAAATGATCTTCATCAATCATCCGGCTCCGGAAAAGTCAAACATATCTGCTCAACTTTATAAATCACCAAGTTGAGGATACAACTCCTCAAGCCATCTGAAGAGCTTCCGGAAGCTCGTGATTATCTACGAATGATTTGTGAGAACTCCTTTTCTATATCTCTTtacttcttattcttttttaaataaccgCGTTTTGGGCGGTAGATTTAATGGAGCGATTGTGAATGAATTGTTCGTCCATTGGGAAGATTGGGGGATATCAGCGCCGGTCTTTGATGATGAGCAGTTTTTGGGGGGATTAtcagtttttctttgagataAGTAATTCGGTGTATTGATCTTGTGGCACAGTTTTTATGGATGTGGAGACAGCGGTTATTTGATGCCATGAAGACCACTCTGAGTGATTAATCGGGGGCTGTGGGAATGATAAGGATGCAAGATGATACAGTGTTGTGTATAAAACTGCTCAGGTAGCTCACAAGTGCTCATTAGTTCCCATTGTCGTGCCATCAAAGCCACAAGGATGCTAAAGTGTAAGTTAACCTAACTTGCTGATTTAAGTGATGtgaaggataattttttttgttaaaatatttcagacGTTCTCGTCCTGGCTCTGGCCACCGTTGCCTATGCTGACACAACCCTCTATCCCTGCCCATCTTATGGCCTAGCTAGGCTACCCCATGCTAGCAGCTGTGCTCACTTTGTCCAGTGCGTATCTGGTGTTGCTGTGATCAGGGAATGCGCCCCCGGATTCTACTTCAGCACCGAAACCGGTGAATGCAAACACCCCTACCTGGCAAACTGTGACCTTCCCGAACGTCCATGCCCCCTCTTCAATGATCCCGAAAATCTCGTCTTCCTCCCTGATGCTAATCAGTGTGATGTCTACCACTTGTGCTACTTCGGTGATCCAATTCAGTTCAGATGCGCCGATGGACTTCACTGGGACCCCGTCAATGAGAACTGCAACTACCCATCCCTTGCCAACTGCCAAGCTGTCAATGTAACATGCGAAGCCACAGGTATCTACACAGTGCCACATCCCTTCCTCTGCCACAGATTCTTCCACTGTGTCAACGGTGAGAGGTTTGCCGATGAATGCCCTGGAAATCTGTACTACGACATCACCAGGATGGCCTGCTGGCATCCAGATGAGGCTGTGTGTGCTGGACAGGAGCAACCACCAACAACACAGGAACCCACCCCCATTATTGAGGGACAGAATTTGCCATAAAGAGATGATCTTTACTGCGGTTTATTCTTATCTCACACACACTCCCATTtgccaataaaattatttagaaaatacaaaatttattctcaataaTGGTTGGTTCTTTGCTGGTTCTAGAAGCGAGAGAGTGCATTACCAAGTAAtctgaagaaaacaaaatattcctCTTTTCTTATTCCCAATCACCCTGGAATCTTGGGTAACGAAATTGCTTACTTGCTCTTTGTTTGCACAGTTTGCGATTTAAATCTTGGTATTCTGGCCTTATGCAAATCGTCTGCCGTGGTTGTCAAGTTCCACACTTGCACTGATTCCTTTATTCGCTGATATTGCCCTGTTTTTTCTTCTAGCAGCAGGTACCTTTTGTCAAGATCGGAGAGAGTTTCTTCAATGAAGTTGGAAAGAAATGCTCGAAATTGTTTCTTCCCCTTGCTCCACTTTGTCAtcccttttctttttcttcgtaTCAAAGATGGCCGCTGTTAGGTGAATTGGTATGTCTTTGGCTGGTATTCCCAATTTTGCCATAGTTGACAACACAGCATCTGTTTTAGCTGCAAGAACAAATTCTAGGATGTCTTCATCAGCCGGGATGGTGTTGCTTGCTGTTCTCGCAGCATGGCTTTATTGGGAATTTGTATCCTTTCCTACTCAACTTGCATTGGATATTTTCTGCCATGTCAACTCTTTTACTCCTGTAGATAATGTCCCGACAGCTAAAATCAACAATAGTGCTATGAGTTGCTGTCATAGATCTCAACcgtctaaaatttttttcacatatcTGGGAGGAGCAATGCTCTAACTCGACCAGATATATGTTGTTTTGTCGCAGCTCTCTAGCAATATTGATTAGGCTGTGGGCATTAATGTCAATGCAAGTGTACGCACTtagggaaataaaattatctaaaagtttaaaatggTTTCATCCTGAAACGGTTTTAGTTAATAGAATTCGATAACTTAAAAAACTTCGCCAAAATACAGCTTCttatttaaatactttaaaatgcataaaatcgaagaaatgaaaaaattaacagaCTAAATATTCAATATGGCGTCTGGCACTGGAAGGCTGAAGGACTTGGCTTGACTATTAATTAACGCTTAAggtctttaaagatttttgtaaACATAAGTAGAAgtaaattctgataaaaatcctttcctttttaaaagacttaaaaaaattattgtaagattttgacaattgATGTTTTTAGGAAACTTTCTAATTtcattctataaaagaaaaacaaagaatcttttttttccagaaaGCAGATATAAAGATCTTAAAAGAGCCatggaaaagcaattttcttttcaaaaccTGATTGAAGTAAGAAATTAAGcttcaaaatcttaaaactaaCGAATTAAGATGAATaaagttaaaatgaaaatgaatgaatgaaattttactcattttcCCACAACCTCGATCCGGGAAATCTAAATTTTCTcagagtttttccttttttttacaactctgtaaaacttaattaaaaaaaaaaattttttactaaaataacttttattctttttatttgaaaataatcatttGAGTACAAAAGAGAATCCGACAAAACAAAACTAGAATCACATAGAATCACAACAAATGAATCACCCCCAGCTAATTTTTGGAATCATAAACTACTGAGTCGTCcctcgttctttttttctggccGTTTTGCTCAAAGCTTCAAAATGGGTAAGTGCTCTTGTATTTATCGCGAAAAACtctgtgaaaattgtgaaaaccCCGGAAAAGTAGTGCACAAATCCTCAATTAGTGGGCCAGGGAGAGTTTCCAAGTgcaattttggggaattttttgtggaaattcagtgaaaagtgtgaaaatCCCTTCCGCCCCTTTGATTGCCATGATGGCAGCGGCGTGTTTTGGGGGAAAAGCcgcaaatattttcatcatccTTCATTGTTGAGTCTTCAAAAAgggttttcttttgagattaatTATCATGGGGATGGTGTTCGGCGATATATTGGGATTAATTGCAGGTTTGGGTGGGTTTTGAGGGGTCTTTCCTACGTTCCAGTTTCGCGCGGCTGGAAGATTGCTAAATGTTGgggaaattattgattttctccgAATTTCCCGTTAAGAAATTCACGCCTTGCCACCCCTTGTCCACCCCCAGGGGGATTTGTGCGAAGAAAATTGCTCGGAAAAGCCGAATTTTCGGTGGGTGTCTGTTGgtcaacataacctcaatgtctgtgtttgttttttttctttgcaggaAAACCACGAGGTCTCCGGACTGCCAGGAAGCACGTAAATCACCGCAGAGATCAGCGATGGGCTGACAAGGATTACAAGAAGGCCCATTTGGGGACACGCTGGAAGGCCAATCCCTTCGGTGGGGCATCACACGCCAAGGGAATCGTCTTGGAAAAGGTGTAAGTAAcagattttcttgttttttgcCTTTGTTATGCCCATTTAGGTGACTTCCGCGATTCCTCCCACCCGTTGGGAGATGAACTGGTGACTCGCAGTATATCCCTGTGATTCGGTGATGTATGAAATTCCGATCACAGGAGTATATACTGTGAGTTGCTTAGGAGTCGCCGTCATCTGTCTGACGCGGAGGGAGAGTTTGTTGAACTCCCCGCGCGCCGTCTTGACCGTGAAAtgaattctcaagaaaataatttttatgctgaatTTGTCGGAGCGTGGAGTGGAGAAAGTTGAGCTGATGCCTCGTGCGCACaatcaaatagaatttatttcccAAATTGTAATTCCCTTTAGCACTTCTGCGAGCTTTGCGCCACACAGACACGTGAACACCACCCCCTACAACGTAGTTATGGGGCTGGCAATTTGCGGTGGATGCATTCAATGCATTTTAAGGACACTCCACCCCCTCGCAGAACGGGATGCGAATAAAACAACCACATTAAGCTCTATATTTATTTGCTCTAATACTGCGGGGATGGGTTGTTTGTTCATCGctgaaaaacattgaaaagggTGTCAAAATGAGGTCAAATGCGTTCCTTGAAGGCACGAAAACTTCTCTTTTGCACTATTTGACGCGTTTGTAATTTCACAGCTATTGTAAATTAGTCGAAAAGGTGAAAATGtcaaagttaaattaaaatccttCTGTTCAAAAGACAAATTATTgcttaattttaaacaatgtTAGAATcgaaattaaatagaaagaaattaaacttaTAGAAGTCGATTCcgtcaaaaatctttaagtttttaagatGATTCACTGTCCCAGAAATTTTTTAGGTAACACCTCCAAATATTCTTGAcagaatttctatttttcgGGATTACAATTgaagaaactaaaatttttttcttttaaatgtaataaaaaacctaaaattcatgaatttgaAGAAAGGAAAGACTTTTGTGGCAATTAGCCCCAAAATATTGCGTCTCTCGggttaaaatataaataaacatgaatattttttaagaacttttttgaaacttttaaattagtttaaagATTATTATATCTCAGGCTATGGACCgtttatgattgacttttatttttgcataaaaataataaaaagcttttttttttacacaaaaattgaatagacTCGGTTAAAGAAGAGTTGGATGCTCTTGTGCGgcatttatttataatattgtttcaaaaaggatttttctacagcaggaattttctcatgcttcggaatatttttttttacgtttttcaaattaaatacatttttttctgcaaaaaccACGTTAAATAGACTTCAAGCTATacgatattttattattattaaaggaTTGATTCAATGGGTGTTTATCTGTCAAATGTTTCGATTATTTTGCGAATCACAACGATTAAtccgaatcttaacgaatataGTCTGAATTCCTTTGttgaataatctgaatcttgacgaatagtttgaattttcctaATGAATATTCTGTATTCGAACGAATTTTCCGAATCTTGAGGAACAATTCGATTCTTCTTTACGAATAATtcagataaataccccttgGATTGATTAGAATTAATGGAGCTGATCAATATTTTCGATAGAAAGCTAATAGgagagaccggggttaaaaaagtcacttaagggtttagaaaagtctcaaaatatcatatttcctaaatagataaagcgaaatgtatagctcatttttttaggaaatttactgctctataactctttctcagatcattttattctatctagctaggaaatattatattttagacTTTTTCTATAGGATTCTAATAGGattaaaggttcaaaaatACATTCCTTTGTTTTCTTAtccaattattattttcttcaaaatttttaatgtatttttatgttaattcacgaaggaaatattaaagaaaaaagttcttttatgcAAATGTAATTGAATAGCTCAagtgtggagcttttttttggcttcttgCCTGCTTGCCTTAAACCGCAAAAAACTTTagtttctattaaaattaattttaactgcTGTCACGTCTAATTGTTAGACCATTTAATCACAAATCAGACTTTatcgtaaaaattaaatttgttttaagtCAAATTCTTCtgtttgaatgaaattttcaattcattataAACCTCAGAAATTATTAGAATAAgatgaagattaaaaaaaaaacgtaaattatttaattgaaattatgatttagttattcaatcaaaaaaataataattttaactttaggggagaccggggctaataaagtcacctaagggtttggaaaaagcttaaaatatcatatttcccagctagatagaacaaaatgatctgagagagagttgtagggcagtaaatttcctaaagaaatgagttatgtatttcgctttatctgtttgggaaatatgatatttatagctttttctaaacccttaagtgacttttttaaccctaGTCTCCCctacaaattcattttgtagAGTTCTTTTTGGGATGCCTTCTAACGTTGCAActttctttgacttttttttaaggacgttttatttatttataattgcAAATAGTTAAATAGCAAAAATTCTCTAACTTCCTtcaagttattttaaaaagaaatctcctaAAATAACcttcttgagaaaaatccttgtaaaagctttcaattttgagtaaatatttgcaacaattttccttcaattttcacGTTCTGGAAAAACATTCATTTGTCATGGAATGCAATGGAATGTGAATCAAATGTAAAGAGCTTTCTTCTGTTCACTGTTAAAGTGCAATCACTTCGTttctacacacacacaaatgctaagaaaagaacaagaaaactCGAAGAATATCCTTCGAAATTGGCAGCTCAGTCCAGACACGTGCTTTGCTTTCTTTTGCACTTAAACAAAGAATATTCTTCCATCTCCACCTCCGAATGTTATTTGTTTGTTTCCTTGCATCACAACACGTgcagtgaagaagaagaaagtccTTCGttgtttgttgatttttttttctcttcattttgcaagataaatttcacacacacagcTCGTTGTTCTCAATGAGATAttaatgggaattttctttttctttcttctctttttgttGACATTTAGTGGTGTTGAAGCCAAACAGCCCAACTCTGCCATTCGTAAGTGCGTTCGTGTCCAATTAATTAagaatgggaagaaaattacGGCATTCGTCCCGCGTGATGGTAGCTTGAACTACATTGAGGAGAACGATGAAGTCCTAGTTGCGGGTTTCGGACGAAAAGGTCATGCCGTTGGTGACATTCCCGGCGTTCGTTTTAAGGTGagttaaaaaa from Lutzomyia longipalpis isolate SR_M1_2022 chromosome 4, ASM2433408v1 encodes:
- the LOC129795093 gene encoding peritrophin-1-like, whose product is MLKYVLVLALATVAYADTTLYPCPSYGLARLPHASSCAHFVQCVSGVAVIRECAPGFYFSTETGECKHPYLANCDLPERPCPLFNDPENLVFLPDANQCDVYHLCYFGDPIQFRCADGLHWDPVNENCNYPSLANCQAVNVTCEATGIYTVPHPFLCHRFFHCVNGERFADECPGNLYYDITRMACWHPDEAVCAGQEQPPTTQEPTPIIEGQNLP
- the LOC129795107 gene encoding 40S ribosomal protein S23, translating into MGKPRGLRTARKHVNHRRDQRWADKDYKKAHLGTRWKANPFGGASHAKGIVLEKVGVEAKQPNSAIRKCVRVQLIKNGKKITAFVPRDGSLNYIEENDEVLVAGFGRKGHAVGDIPGVRFKVVKVANVSLLALYKEKKERPRS